In Haloterrigena turkmenica DSM 5511, a single genomic region encodes these proteins:
- a CDS encoding thiamine pyrophosphate-dependent dehydrogenase E1 component subunit alpha, giving the protein MYEAMVTARHYEERLQEEYLEGKQPAFDISAGPIPGELHLAAGHEASGAGVCQHLRDDDTVTAPHRPHHIAVAKGVDLKRMTAEIFGRETGLSKGKGGHMHLFDPDVNFACSGIIAEGCPPAVGAGLAAKKRNTDSVAVAFLGEGAIDQGAFLESLNMAAVQDLPVVFVVEDNDWAISMPKERVTDVENGAQRAGGFDLPGTRVDADDAVAVYEAAREAIGRARDRNGPSLLEVQVHRRMGHFMGDPQAYRSDEDEEAAQQRDSIDRLEADLRAHGVDNETVASLRSSAQERVEEAIEWAKEQPEPEPADAHEDVFTNPPSGVTDSEPNAAKTETGGDD; this is encoded by the coding sequence ATGTACGAGGCCATGGTAACGGCGCGCCACTACGAGGAGCGCCTCCAAGAGGAGTACCTCGAGGGAAAGCAACCGGCGTTCGACATCTCCGCCGGGCCGATTCCCGGCGAGTTACACCTCGCTGCGGGTCACGAGGCCTCGGGCGCGGGCGTCTGTCAGCACCTGCGCGACGACGACACGGTGACGGCGCCGCACCGACCCCACCACATCGCCGTCGCGAAGGGCGTGGATCTGAAGCGGATGACCGCCGAGATCTTCGGCCGTGAGACGGGGCTGAGCAAGGGGAAGGGCGGCCACATGCACCTCTTCGATCCCGACGTCAACTTCGCGTGTAGCGGGATCATCGCCGAGGGCTGTCCGCCCGCGGTCGGCGCCGGCCTGGCCGCGAAGAAGCGCAACACCGACAGCGTCGCGGTCGCGTTCCTCGGCGAGGGGGCGATCGATCAGGGCGCCTTCCTCGAGTCGCTTAACATGGCGGCCGTGCAGGACCTCCCCGTCGTCTTCGTCGTCGAGGACAACGACTGGGCCATCAGCATGCCCAAAGAGCGGGTCACCGACGTCGAGAACGGCGCCCAGCGCGCCGGCGGATTCGATCTGCCGGGAACCCGCGTGGACGCCGACGACGCCGTCGCGGTCTACGAGGCCGCGCGGGAGGCGATTGGCCGCGCTCGAGACCGAAACGGCCCGTCGCTGCTCGAGGTACAGGTCCACCGACGGATGGGTCACTTCATGGGCGATCCACAGGCGTACCGCTCCGACGAGGACGAGGAGGCGGCCCAGCAGCGCGACTCGATCGACCGACTCGAGGCGGACCTGCGGGCCCACGGCGTCGATAACGAGACGGTCGCCAGCCTGCGCTCGAGCGCTCAGGAACGCGTTGAAGAGGCGATCGAGTGGGCCAAAGAGCAACCGGAGCCCGAGCCGGCGGACGCCCACGAGGACGTGTTCACGAATCCGCCGTCGGGCGTAACGGACAGCGAACCGAACGCTGCGAAAACGGAGACCGGAGGTGACGACTGA
- a CDS encoding universal stress protein yields the protein MYQDVLIPTDGSDGTRRSIDHGMAIAQQFGATVHALSVVPEGPLGTLQNDTAIAAADRAVERVEREAARKGVDVVTAVEQGVPHEEILEYADEHDVDMIVMGTQGRTGLDRVLVGSVTERVVRMADVPVVTVRLTENVRIDDADEATRIAREALAEEDGSLDPAEITVLEEPHRTSASWIVPLGTATDTVHVHVDAVSGEARTATRPE from the coding sequence ATGTATCAGGACGTGCTCATTCCGACGGACGGGAGCGACGGGACCCGCCGGTCGATCGACCACGGAATGGCCATCGCACAGCAGTTCGGGGCGACCGTCCACGCGCTGTCGGTCGTTCCGGAGGGGCCGCTCGGGACGCTGCAGAACGATACGGCCATCGCCGCCGCCGACCGCGCCGTCGAGCGCGTCGAGCGGGAGGCCGCCCGCAAGGGCGTCGACGTCGTGACGGCGGTCGAGCAGGGCGTTCCCCACGAGGAAATCCTCGAGTACGCCGACGAACACGACGTCGACATGATCGTCATGGGAACACAGGGCCGGACCGGCCTCGATCGCGTGCTAGTCGGGAGCGTCACCGAACGCGTCGTCCGGATGGCCGACGTGCCGGTCGTGACCGTTCGCCTCACCGAGAACGTCCGGATCGACGACGCCGACGAGGCGACGCGGATCGCCCGCGAGGCGCTCGCCGAGGAGGACGGCTCGCTCGACCCGGCGGAGATCACGGTCCTCGAGGAGCCCCACCGAACCAGCGCCTCCTGGATCGTCCCCCTCGGGACGGCGACCGATACCGTCCACGTCCACGTCGACGCCGTGTCGGGCGAGGCGCGAACCGCGACGCGACCCGAGTAA